From the genome of Yersinia enterocolitica, one region includes:
- a CDS encoding PRD domain-containing protein: MENRLNVLYQAGVIDKDICDGMKKVVAQLETVWALPVRTEQGEMALTHMANALMRSRRGEEVGPLDDELLAEIRASDAFPQILQIHLALLSRFNLALHPNEEGYLLANLFSLWMAHKGQCQ; the protein is encoded by the coding sequence ATGGAGAATCGGCTAAACGTGCTATATCAGGCAGGGGTTATTGATAAGGACATCTGCGATGGCATGAAAAAGGTTGTCGCACAGTTGGAAACGGTATGGGCACTGCCGGTGCGCACGGAGCAGGGGGAAATGGCGCTCACGCATATGGCAAATGCATTAATGCGCAGTCGCCGTGGTGAGGAAGTTGGACCACTTGATGATGAATTGTTGGCTGAAATCAGAGCCTCTGACGCGTTTCCACAAATTTTACAGATCCATTTGGCGCTGCTGTCACGGTTTAATTTGGCCCTGCACCCAAATGAAGAGGGGTATTTATTAGCTAATCTGTTCAGCTTGTGGATGGCGCATAAAGGTCAATGCCAGTGA
- the cobO gene encoding cob(I)yrinic acid a,c-diamide adenosyltransferase codes for MYEERYQQRQQHLKQQVEERVAAATKNGGIIIVFTGNGKGKSTAAFGTAARAVGHDMRVGVLQFIKGDWECGERNLLERNGVEFHIMATGFTWDTQDKAADIQAARLVWQQGARMLSDPGYQLVVLDELTYMLTYGYLSLDAVLAALKNRPVHQSVVITGRACHREIIALADTVSELRPVKHAFDHGIKAQKGIDW; via the coding sequence ATGTACGAAGAACGTTATCAGCAGCGGCAGCAACATCTTAAACAACAGGTTGAGGAGCGGGTTGCTGCCGCGACAAAAAACGGCGGGATCATTATTGTATTTACCGGTAATGGCAAAGGGAAAAGTACCGCCGCATTTGGAACCGCAGCCAGAGCCGTTGGCCATGATATGCGGGTAGGTGTGCTTCAATTTATCAAGGGGGACTGGGAGTGTGGTGAACGTAACCTACTGGAGCGTAACGGGGTCGAGTTTCATATCATGGCAACCGGTTTTACTTGGGATACCCAAGATAAAGCGGCGGATATCCAAGCGGCCAGACTAGTGTGGCAGCAGGGCGCGCGGATGTTATCTGACCCTGGTTACCAGCTTGTGGTTTTAGATGAGCTCACTTATATGCTCACTTACGGTTATTTGAGCTTGGATGCGGTGTTGGCGGCGTTAAAAAATCGGCCTGTACATCAAAGTGTGGTCATCACCGGGCGAGCCTGCCATCGGGAAATTATCGCACTGGCAGATACCGTTAGTGAGTTACGACCAGTGAAGCATGCATTTGATCATGGAATTAAGGCGCAGAAAGGTATCGATTGGTGA